In Prunus dulcis chromosome 1, ALMONDv2, whole genome shotgun sequence, the following are encoded in one genomic region:
- the LOC117634954 gene encoding nucleolin 2 isoform X3 — MGKSSKKSASKVDAAPAVVPPSKSVKKGKREAENVIEKAVNVKKQKRDEGVQQAIQKKKVEAKTQKKKEETSGSEESDLSSSDSDVKKPAPKAAKNGKGIPSSSSDSSDDDSDEKPTSKPSAPSKKSVPAKNGTAGAGVKKAAPSSSSDESDESDEEEVPKTKVTAKNGPTAAPKKKADSTDSSDESSDDDETPAKVTSQVPVATKKGPAVAAKKEDTSSSSEEESDDDEVTAKGVAPTAKRAQPSKKTDESSEESDSDEDDDDEPQNKKPKVSATSKAAKPSAKAAQKDVTSESSEEDSDDDSSDEEPSKAEKVKKPSQVSKKDSSESDESSSSEEEEDEPAKTPKKKDTDVEMVDADSKSEKKAPKTPATPEATTSKTLFVGNLSFNVERADVENFFKDAGEIVDVRFTTTEDGVFRGFGHVEFATSEAAQKALELNGVELLGRGVRLDLARERGAYTPQSGKEGNSYQKGGQGQSTIFIRGFDTSQGEDEIRSSLQEFFGGCGEITRLSIPKDYETQAPKGMAYLEFQDGDSFKKALQLDQSDFGNSTLTVQEAKPRAEFGGSGRGGGGRSGGGRFGGRDSGGRFGGRDSGGRFGGRRGGGGGRGFSGGHGRGGRGGSNKPNLAAPGTGKKTTFSED; from the exons ATGGGCAAATCAAGCAAGAAGTCAGCCTCCAAA GTCGATGCAGCTCCTGCTGTAGTCCCACCTTCTAAGTCTGTCAAGAAAG GTAAGAGAGAAGCCGAGAATGTGATAGAGAAGGCGGTGAATGTAAAGAAGCAGAAGAGGGATGAGGGTGTACAGCAGGCTattcagaagaagaaagttGAAGCAAAGacacaaaagaagaaggaagaaactAGTGGTTCTGAGGAGTCGGATTTGTCTTCATCAGACTCTGATGTAAAG AAACCCGCTCCAAAAGCTGCTAAAAATGGTAAAGGCATCCCATCCAGCAGTTCTGACTCTtcagatgatgattctgatgAA AAACCTACTTCCAAGCCTTCTGCTCCTTCAAAAAAGTCTGTTCCTGCTAAAAATGGGACAGCTGGAGCTGGTGTTAAGAAAGCTGCTCCATCCAGCAGTTCAGATGAATCAGATGAATCTGATGAGGAAGAA GTTCCTAAAACCAAGGTAACTGCCAAGAATGGCCCAACTGCAGCTCCAAAGAAGAAGGCTGACTCAACTGACAGCTCAGATGAGTCAAGTGATGATGAT GAAACCCCTGCAAAGGTTACTTCCCAAGTGCCTGTTGCTACGAAGAAAGGTCCAGCAGTGGCTGCTAAGAAGGAGGACACTAGTAGCAGCTCTGAAGAGGAGAGTGATGACGATGAG GTAACAGCTAAAGGTGTTGCCCCCACAGCTAAGAGGGCTCAACCATCAAAAAAGACCGATGAGAGTTCAGAAGAAAGTGATTCTGATGAAGACGATGATGATGAGCCTCAAAATAAAAAGCCAAAGGTGTCG GCTACTTCAAAAGCTGCAAAACCAAGTGCAAAAGCTGCTCAGAAGGATGTCACTTCTGAAAGTTCAGAGGAGGATAGTGACGATGATAGTTCAGATGAGGAGCCCTCAAAGGCAGAGAAAGTAAAGaag CCTTCCCAAGTGTCGAAGAAAGATAGTAGCGAATCTGATGAGTCTTCATCATCggaagaagaggaggatgaACCTGCAAAGACTCCAAAGAAAAAG GATACTGATGTTGAAATGGTAGATGCTGATTCGAAGTCCGAGAAGAAAGCT CCCAAAACCCCTGCTACTCCTGAAGCAACAACTTCCAAGACCTTGTTTGTTGGAAACCTGTCATTCAATGTTGAGCGGGCTGATGT TGAAAATTTCTTTAAGGATGCTGGTGAAATTGTTGATGTCCGTTTCACCACAACTGAAGATGGGGTGTTTAGGGGCTTTGGGCATGTGGAATTTGCCACATCAGAAGCAGCACAGAAG GCTCTTGAATTAAATGGTGTGGAGCTGCTGGGCCGTGGAGTGAGACTTGATCTTGCTCGTGAAAGGGGTGCTTATACCCCACAGAGCGG CAAAGAGGGGAACTCATATCAGAAGGGTGGACAAGGCCAGTCTACAATATTTATTCGAGGTTTTGATACATCCCAAGGGGAGGATGAG ATCAGGAGCTCCCTGCAAGAATTTTTTGGTGGTTGTGGAGAGATAACAAGGTTGTCCATCCCAAAAGATTATGAGACTCAAGCACCCAAGGG GATGGCTTACTTGGAGTTCCAGGATGGGGATAGTTTCAAAAAAGCTCTACAACTTGACCAATCTGACTTTGGAAACAGCACCTTGACAGTACAAGAGGCCAAACCACGAGCTGAGTTTGGTGGTAGTGGcagaggtggtggtggcagGAGTGGTGGTGGCCGTTTTGGTGGTAGGGACAGTGGTGGCCGTTTTGGTGGTAGGGACAGTGGTGGCCGTTTTGGTGGTAGgcgtggaggtggaggtggccGGGGTTTTTCTGGAGGACATGGTAGAGGAGGACGTGGAGGATCGAACAAGCCAAATCTAGCTGCTCCTGGAACAG GGAAGAAGACTACCTTCAGTGAGGATTAG
- the LOC117634954 gene encoding nucleolin 2 isoform X4 — MGKSSKKSASKVDAAPAVVPPSKSVKKGKREAENVIEKAVNVKKQKRDEGVQQAIQKKKVEAKTQKKKEETSGSEESDLSSSDSDVKKPAPKAAKNGKGIPSSSSDSSDDDSDEKPTSKPSAPSKKSVPAKNGTAGAGVKKAAPSSSSDESDESDEEEVPKTKVTAKNGPTAAPKKKADSTDSSDESSDDDETPAKVTSQVPVATKKGPAVAAKKEDTSSSSEEESDDDEVTAKGVAPTAKRAQPSKKTDESSEESDSDEDDDDEPQNKKPKATSKAAKPSAKAAQKDVTSESSEEDSDDDSSDEEPSKAEKVKKPSQVSKKDSSESDESSSSEEEEDEPAKTPKKKDTDVEMVDADSKSEKKAPKTPATPEATTSKTLFVGNLSFNVERADVENFFKDAGEIVDVRFTTTEDGVFRGFGHVEFATSEAAQKALELNGVELLGRGVRLDLARERGAYTPQSGKEGNSYQKGGQGQSTIFIRGFDTSQGEDEIRSSLQEFFGGCGEITRLSIPKDYETQAPKGMAYLEFQDGDSFKKALQLDQSDFGNSTLTVQEAKPRAEFGGSGRGGGGRSGGGRFGGRDSGGRFGGRDSGGRFGGRRGGGGGRGFSGGHGRGGRGGSNKPNLAAPGTGKKTTFSED, encoded by the exons ATGGGCAAATCAAGCAAGAAGTCAGCCTCCAAA GTCGATGCAGCTCCTGCTGTAGTCCCACCTTCTAAGTCTGTCAAGAAAG GTAAGAGAGAAGCCGAGAATGTGATAGAGAAGGCGGTGAATGTAAAGAAGCAGAAGAGGGATGAGGGTGTACAGCAGGCTattcagaagaagaaagttGAAGCAAAGacacaaaagaagaaggaagaaactAGTGGTTCTGAGGAGTCGGATTTGTCTTCATCAGACTCTGATGTAAAG AAACCCGCTCCAAAAGCTGCTAAAAATGGTAAAGGCATCCCATCCAGCAGTTCTGACTCTtcagatgatgattctgatgAA AAACCTACTTCCAAGCCTTCTGCTCCTTCAAAAAAGTCTGTTCCTGCTAAAAATGGGACAGCTGGAGCTGGTGTTAAGAAAGCTGCTCCATCCAGCAGTTCAGATGAATCAGATGAATCTGATGAGGAAGAA GTTCCTAAAACCAAGGTAACTGCCAAGAATGGCCCAACTGCAGCTCCAAAGAAGAAGGCTGACTCAACTGACAGCTCAGATGAGTCAAGTGATGATGAT GAAACCCCTGCAAAGGTTACTTCCCAAGTGCCTGTTGCTACGAAGAAAGGTCCAGCAGTGGCTGCTAAGAAGGAGGACACTAGTAGCAGCTCTGAAGAGGAGAGTGATGACGATGAG GTAACAGCTAAAGGTGTTGCCCCCACAGCTAAGAGGGCTCAACCATCAAAAAAGACCGATGAGAGTTCAGAAGAAAGTGATTCTGATGAAGACGATGATGATGAGCCTCAAAATAAAAAGCCAAAG GCTACTTCAAAAGCTGCAAAACCAAGTGCAAAAGCTGCTCAGAAGGATGTCACTTCTGAAAGTTCAGAGGAGGATAGTGACGATGATAGTTCAGATGAGGAGCCCTCAAAGGCAGAGAAAGTAAAGaag CCTTCCCAAGTGTCGAAGAAAGATAGTAGCGAATCTGATGAGTCTTCATCATCggaagaagaggaggatgaACCTGCAAAGACTCCAAAGAAAAAG GATACTGATGTTGAAATGGTAGATGCTGATTCGAAGTCCGAGAAGAAAGCT CCCAAAACCCCTGCTACTCCTGAAGCAACAACTTCCAAGACCTTGTTTGTTGGAAACCTGTCATTCAATGTTGAGCGGGCTGATGT TGAAAATTTCTTTAAGGATGCTGGTGAAATTGTTGATGTCCGTTTCACCACAACTGAAGATGGGGTGTTTAGGGGCTTTGGGCATGTGGAATTTGCCACATCAGAAGCAGCACAGAAG GCTCTTGAATTAAATGGTGTGGAGCTGCTGGGCCGTGGAGTGAGACTTGATCTTGCTCGTGAAAGGGGTGCTTATACCCCACAGAGCGG CAAAGAGGGGAACTCATATCAGAAGGGTGGACAAGGCCAGTCTACAATATTTATTCGAGGTTTTGATACATCCCAAGGGGAGGATGAG ATCAGGAGCTCCCTGCAAGAATTTTTTGGTGGTTGTGGAGAGATAACAAGGTTGTCCATCCCAAAAGATTATGAGACTCAAGCACCCAAGGG GATGGCTTACTTGGAGTTCCAGGATGGGGATAGTTTCAAAAAAGCTCTACAACTTGACCAATCTGACTTTGGAAACAGCACCTTGACAGTACAAGAGGCCAAACCACGAGCTGAGTTTGGTGGTAGTGGcagaggtggtggtggcagGAGTGGTGGTGGCCGTTTTGGTGGTAGGGACAGTGGTGGCCGTTTTGGTGGTAGGGACAGTGGTGGCCGTTTTGGTGGTAGgcgtggaggtggaggtggccGGGGTTTTTCTGGAGGACATGGTAGAGGAGGACGTGGAGGATCGAACAAGCCAAATCTAGCTGCTCCTGGAACAG GGAAGAAGACTACCTTCAGTGAGGATTAG
- the LOC117617816 gene encoding endoglucanase 5, with protein sequence MRNCKLTPCVLVALLLVGVLHLEAAMATDITYGEALDKSLMFFEAQRSGKLPSDQRVKWRGDSGLTDGLAQGVNLVGGYYDAGDHVKFGLPMAFTVTMLSWGAIEFRKEITDLAQMGQTLWAIRWGTDYFMKAHPQPNVLWGQVGDGDSDHYCWERPEDMTTPRTAYKIDENHPGSDLAGETAAALASAAIAFQPYNSSYSALLLVHAKQLFTFADRFRGLYDESIGSAKNFYTSSGYSDELLWAAAWLYQATNEEYYLKYVVDNAVYMGGTGWAVKEFSWDNKYAGVQILLSKVLLEGKGGAYTSTLKQYQAKADYFACACLQKNEGYNVHKTPGGLLYVREWNNLQYVTSASFLLAVYSEYLSAANAKLTCPEGQIQPQELLSFAKSQADYILGKNPKSMSYIVGFGSKYPVHVHHRGASIPDVSVLQSVVGCVQGFETWYHRPQANPNVIYGALVGGPDQNDNFSDDRSSYEETEPTLSGSGPLIGLFSKLQSLNGINVPGYNRGSPNSHHQTIPSPSPNQHEKQVPNKVSGTPIKFIHSISNTWSIGKMTYYRHKVILKNTSQKPVTDVKLMIENLQGPLWGLSPTPEKNTYELLQWQKVLQPASECTFVYIQGGPQAKISILSYH encoded by the exons ATGAGGAACTGCAAGCTTACACCGTGCGTCTTGGTAGCATTGCTACTAGTTGGAGTTCTTCATCTGGAAGCAGCCATGGCCACGGACATCACCTATGGCGAGGCTCTTGACAAGAGCTTGATGTTTTTCGAGGCACAGAGGTCAGGGAAACTGCCCTCAGACCAGAGAGTCAAATGGCGCGGTGACTCGGGACTCACGGACGGCCTTGCTCAAGgg GTGAACTTGGTTGGAGGGTATTATGATGCAGGGGATCATGTGAAATTTGGACTGCCGATGGCATTTACAGTGACAATGCTTTCATGGGGAGCTATTGAGTTCAGGAAGGAAATCACAGATTTAGCCCAAATGGGTCAAACCTTATGGGCCATCCGATGGGGCACTGACTATTTCATGAAAGCACATCCACAACCTAATGTTCTCTGGGGACAG gTAGGAGATGGGGATTCGGATCACTATTGCTGGGAGCGTCCAGAAGACATGACAACTCCAAGAACTGCGTACAAGATTGATGAAAATCATCCTGGTTCAGACCTTGCTGGAGAAACTGCAGCTGCCTTGGCATCAGCTGCCATAGCTTTCCAGCCTTACAACTCGTCCTACTCTGCTCTCCTCCTAGTTCATGCAAAGCAG CTCTTCACGTTTGCGGATAGATTCAGAGGTCTATACGATGAGTCCATTGGGTCTGCTAAGAACTTCTATACTTCATCAGGCTACTCG GATGAACTACTGTGGGCTGCTGCATGGCTTTACCAAGCAACGAACGAAGAGTACTACCTCAAGTATGTAGTGGACAATGCCGTGTATATGGGAGGAACTGGATGGGCTGTCAAAGAATTCTCTTGGGACAACAAGTATGCTGGTGTCCAAATCCTTCTCTCCAAGGTGTTGTTGGAGGGCAAAGGCGGTGCTTATACTTCCACCCTCAAGCAATATCAGGCCAAAGCAGATTACTTTGCCTGCGCTTGTCTCCAAAAAAATGAAGGCTACAATGTCCACAAAACTCCCG GGGGGCTATTGTACGTCCGTGAATGGAACAACTTGCAGTATGTGACTTCTGCATCATTTCTTCTAGCTGTTTACTCTGAATATCTCTCTGCTGCAAATGCCAAGCTCACTTGCCCGGAAGGACAAATTCAACCTCAAGAGCTTCTGAGTTTTGCAAAGTCACAGGCAGACTACATACTTGGTAAAAACCCCAAGTCAATGAGCTATATAGTTGGGTTTGGCTCAAAATATCCAGTTCATGTGCACCACAGAGGTGCTTCCATTCCGGATGTGTCTGTCCTGCAGTCTGTGGTTGGATGTGTGCAAGGATTTGAGACATGGTATCATCGCCCCCAGGCAAATCCTAATGTCATCTATGGCGCCCTTGTGGGAGGTCCTGACCAGAATGACAACTTCTCTGACGACCGCTCCTCTTACGAAGAGACTGAGCCTACACTTTCTGGCTCTGGTCCCCTTATTGGCCTCTTCTCTAAGTTGCAAAGTTTAAATGGAATTAATGTTCCAG GTTATAACAGAGGATCACCAAACTCCCACCACCAAACCATACCAAGTCCAA GTCCCAATCAACATGAAAAACAAGTACCCAACAAAGTATCAG GCACCCCAATCAAATTCATTCACTCAATAAGCAACACATGGTCTATTGGAAAAATGACATATTATCGCCACAAGGTGATATTGAAGAACACATCGCAGAAACCAGTAACAGATGTTAAGCTGATGATTGAAAACCTGCAAGGGCCTTTATGGGGTCTCTCTCCAACTCCGGAAAAGAACACCTATGAGCTTCTTCAATGGCAAAAGGTCTTGCAGCCTGCCTCAGAGTGCACTTTCGTTTACATCCAAGGTGGCCCTCAAGCAAAGATTTCCATCCTAAGCTACCAttga
- the LOC117634954 gene encoding nucleolin 2 isoform X1: MGKSSKKSASKVDAAPAVVPPSKSVKKGKREAENVIEKAVNVKKQKRDEGVQQAIQKKKVEAKTQKKKEETSGSEESDLSSSDSDVKKPAPKAAKNGKGIPSSSSDSSDDDSDEKPTSKPSAPSKKSVPAKNGTAGAGVKKAAPSSSSDESDESDEEEVPKTKVTAKNGPTAAPKKKADSTDSSDESSDDDETPAKVTSQVPVATKKGPAVAAKKEDTSSSSEEESDDDEEEIVNKVSAVTPKGKEDSTDSSSEDSSEDEKVTAKGVAPTAKRAQPSKKTDESSEESDSDEDDDDEPQNKKPKVSATSKAAKPSAKAAQKDVTSESSEEDSDDDSSDEEPSKAEKVKKPSQVSKKDSSESDESSSSEEEEDEPAKTPKKKDTDVEMVDADSKSEKKAPKTPATPEATTSKTLFVGNLSFNVERADVENFFKDAGEIVDVRFTTTEDGVFRGFGHVEFATSEAAQKALELNGVELLGRGVRLDLARERGAYTPQSGKEGNSYQKGGQGQSTIFIRGFDTSQGEDEIRSSLQEFFGGCGEITRLSIPKDYETQAPKGMAYLEFQDGDSFKKALQLDQSDFGNSTLTVQEAKPRAEFGGSGRGGGGRSGGGRFGGRDSGGRFGGRDSGGRFGGRRGGGGGRGFSGGHGRGGRGGSNKPNLAAPGTGKKTTFSED, translated from the exons ATGGGCAAATCAAGCAAGAAGTCAGCCTCCAAA GTCGATGCAGCTCCTGCTGTAGTCCCACCTTCTAAGTCTGTCAAGAAAG GTAAGAGAGAAGCCGAGAATGTGATAGAGAAGGCGGTGAATGTAAAGAAGCAGAAGAGGGATGAGGGTGTACAGCAGGCTattcagaagaagaaagttGAAGCAAAGacacaaaagaagaaggaagaaactAGTGGTTCTGAGGAGTCGGATTTGTCTTCATCAGACTCTGATGTAAAG AAACCCGCTCCAAAAGCTGCTAAAAATGGTAAAGGCATCCCATCCAGCAGTTCTGACTCTtcagatgatgattctgatgAA AAACCTACTTCCAAGCCTTCTGCTCCTTCAAAAAAGTCTGTTCCTGCTAAAAATGGGACAGCTGGAGCTGGTGTTAAGAAAGCTGCTCCATCCAGCAGTTCAGATGAATCAGATGAATCTGATGAGGAAGAA GTTCCTAAAACCAAGGTAACTGCCAAGAATGGCCCAACTGCAGCTCCAAAGAAGAAGGCTGACTCAACTGACAGCTCAGATGAGTCAAGTGATGATGAT GAAACCCCTGCAAAGGTTACTTCCCAAGTGCCTGTTGCTACGAAGAAAGGTCCAGCAGTGGCTGCTAAGAAGGAGGACACTAGTAGCAGCTCTGAAGAGGAGAGTGATGACGATGAG GAAGAAATTGTGAATAAAGTATCCGCTGTAACTCCTAAAGGGAAGGAGGATTCTACTGATAGCTCCTCTGAAGATAGTTCAGAGGATGAGAAG GTAACAGCTAAAGGTGTTGCCCCCACAGCTAAGAGGGCTCAACCATCAAAAAAGACCGATGAGAGTTCAGAAGAAAGTGATTCTGATGAAGACGATGATGATGAGCCTCAAAATAAAAAGCCAAAGGTGTCG GCTACTTCAAAAGCTGCAAAACCAAGTGCAAAAGCTGCTCAGAAGGATGTCACTTCTGAAAGTTCAGAGGAGGATAGTGACGATGATAGTTCAGATGAGGAGCCCTCAAAGGCAGAGAAAGTAAAGaag CCTTCCCAAGTGTCGAAGAAAGATAGTAGCGAATCTGATGAGTCTTCATCATCggaagaagaggaggatgaACCTGCAAAGACTCCAAAGAAAAAG GATACTGATGTTGAAATGGTAGATGCTGATTCGAAGTCCGAGAAGAAAGCT CCCAAAACCCCTGCTACTCCTGAAGCAACAACTTCCAAGACCTTGTTTGTTGGAAACCTGTCATTCAATGTTGAGCGGGCTGATGT TGAAAATTTCTTTAAGGATGCTGGTGAAATTGTTGATGTCCGTTTCACCACAACTGAAGATGGGGTGTTTAGGGGCTTTGGGCATGTGGAATTTGCCACATCAGAAGCAGCACAGAAG GCTCTTGAATTAAATGGTGTGGAGCTGCTGGGCCGTGGAGTGAGACTTGATCTTGCTCGTGAAAGGGGTGCTTATACCCCACAGAGCGG CAAAGAGGGGAACTCATATCAGAAGGGTGGACAAGGCCAGTCTACAATATTTATTCGAGGTTTTGATACATCCCAAGGGGAGGATGAG ATCAGGAGCTCCCTGCAAGAATTTTTTGGTGGTTGTGGAGAGATAACAAGGTTGTCCATCCCAAAAGATTATGAGACTCAAGCACCCAAGGG GATGGCTTACTTGGAGTTCCAGGATGGGGATAGTTTCAAAAAAGCTCTACAACTTGACCAATCTGACTTTGGAAACAGCACCTTGACAGTACAAGAGGCCAAACCACGAGCTGAGTTTGGTGGTAGTGGcagaggtggtggtggcagGAGTGGTGGTGGCCGTTTTGGTGGTAGGGACAGTGGTGGCCGTTTTGGTGGTAGGGACAGTGGTGGCCGTTTTGGTGGTAGgcgtggaggtggaggtggccGGGGTTTTTCTGGAGGACATGGTAGAGGAGGACGTGGAGGATCGAACAAGCCAAATCTAGCTGCTCCTGGAACAG GGAAGAAGACTACCTTCAGTGAGGATTAG
- the LOC117634954 gene encoding nucleolin 2 isoform X2, with product MGKSSKKSASKVDAAPAVVPPSKSVKKGKREAENVIEKAVNVKKQKRDEGVQQAIQKKKVEAKTQKKKEETSGSEESDLSSSDSDVKKPAPKAAKNGKGIPSSSSDSSDDDSDEKPTSKPSAPSKKSVPAKNGTAGAGVKKAAPSSSSDESDESDEEEVPKTKVTAKNGPTAAPKKKADSTDSSDESSDDDETPAKVTSQVPVATKKGPAVAAKKEDTSSSSEEESDDDEEEIVNKVSAVTPKGKEDSTDSSSEDSSEDEKVTAKGVAPTAKRAQPSKKTDESSEESDSDEDDDDEPQNKKPKATSKAAKPSAKAAQKDVTSESSEEDSDDDSSDEEPSKAEKVKKPSQVSKKDSSESDESSSSEEEEDEPAKTPKKKDTDVEMVDADSKSEKKAPKTPATPEATTSKTLFVGNLSFNVERADVENFFKDAGEIVDVRFTTTEDGVFRGFGHVEFATSEAAQKALELNGVELLGRGVRLDLARERGAYTPQSGKEGNSYQKGGQGQSTIFIRGFDTSQGEDEIRSSLQEFFGGCGEITRLSIPKDYETQAPKGMAYLEFQDGDSFKKALQLDQSDFGNSTLTVQEAKPRAEFGGSGRGGGGRSGGGRFGGRDSGGRFGGRDSGGRFGGRRGGGGGRGFSGGHGRGGRGGSNKPNLAAPGTGKKTTFSED from the exons ATGGGCAAATCAAGCAAGAAGTCAGCCTCCAAA GTCGATGCAGCTCCTGCTGTAGTCCCACCTTCTAAGTCTGTCAAGAAAG GTAAGAGAGAAGCCGAGAATGTGATAGAGAAGGCGGTGAATGTAAAGAAGCAGAAGAGGGATGAGGGTGTACAGCAGGCTattcagaagaagaaagttGAAGCAAAGacacaaaagaagaaggaagaaactAGTGGTTCTGAGGAGTCGGATTTGTCTTCATCAGACTCTGATGTAAAG AAACCCGCTCCAAAAGCTGCTAAAAATGGTAAAGGCATCCCATCCAGCAGTTCTGACTCTtcagatgatgattctgatgAA AAACCTACTTCCAAGCCTTCTGCTCCTTCAAAAAAGTCTGTTCCTGCTAAAAATGGGACAGCTGGAGCTGGTGTTAAGAAAGCTGCTCCATCCAGCAGTTCAGATGAATCAGATGAATCTGATGAGGAAGAA GTTCCTAAAACCAAGGTAACTGCCAAGAATGGCCCAACTGCAGCTCCAAAGAAGAAGGCTGACTCAACTGACAGCTCAGATGAGTCAAGTGATGATGAT GAAACCCCTGCAAAGGTTACTTCCCAAGTGCCTGTTGCTACGAAGAAAGGTCCAGCAGTGGCTGCTAAGAAGGAGGACACTAGTAGCAGCTCTGAAGAGGAGAGTGATGACGATGAG GAAGAAATTGTGAATAAAGTATCCGCTGTAACTCCTAAAGGGAAGGAGGATTCTACTGATAGCTCCTCTGAAGATAGTTCAGAGGATGAGAAG GTAACAGCTAAAGGTGTTGCCCCCACAGCTAAGAGGGCTCAACCATCAAAAAAGACCGATGAGAGTTCAGAAGAAAGTGATTCTGATGAAGACGATGATGATGAGCCTCAAAATAAAAAGCCAAAG GCTACTTCAAAAGCTGCAAAACCAAGTGCAAAAGCTGCTCAGAAGGATGTCACTTCTGAAAGTTCAGAGGAGGATAGTGACGATGATAGTTCAGATGAGGAGCCCTCAAAGGCAGAGAAAGTAAAGaag CCTTCCCAAGTGTCGAAGAAAGATAGTAGCGAATCTGATGAGTCTTCATCATCggaagaagaggaggatgaACCTGCAAAGACTCCAAAGAAAAAG GATACTGATGTTGAAATGGTAGATGCTGATTCGAAGTCCGAGAAGAAAGCT CCCAAAACCCCTGCTACTCCTGAAGCAACAACTTCCAAGACCTTGTTTGTTGGAAACCTGTCATTCAATGTTGAGCGGGCTGATGT TGAAAATTTCTTTAAGGATGCTGGTGAAATTGTTGATGTCCGTTTCACCACAACTGAAGATGGGGTGTTTAGGGGCTTTGGGCATGTGGAATTTGCCACATCAGAAGCAGCACAGAAG GCTCTTGAATTAAATGGTGTGGAGCTGCTGGGCCGTGGAGTGAGACTTGATCTTGCTCGTGAAAGGGGTGCTTATACCCCACAGAGCGG CAAAGAGGGGAACTCATATCAGAAGGGTGGACAAGGCCAGTCTACAATATTTATTCGAGGTTTTGATACATCCCAAGGGGAGGATGAG ATCAGGAGCTCCCTGCAAGAATTTTTTGGTGGTTGTGGAGAGATAACAAGGTTGTCCATCCCAAAAGATTATGAGACTCAAGCACCCAAGGG GATGGCTTACTTGGAGTTCCAGGATGGGGATAGTTTCAAAAAAGCTCTACAACTTGACCAATCTGACTTTGGAAACAGCACCTTGACAGTACAAGAGGCCAAACCACGAGCTGAGTTTGGTGGTAGTGGcagaggtggtggtggcagGAGTGGTGGTGGCCGTTTTGGTGGTAGGGACAGTGGTGGCCGTTTTGGTGGTAGGGACAGTGGTGGCCGTTTTGGTGGTAGgcgtggaggtggaggtggccGGGGTTTTTCTGGAGGACATGGTAGAGGAGGACGTGGAGGATCGAACAAGCCAAATCTAGCTGCTCCTGGAACAG GGAAGAAGACTACCTTCAGTGAGGATTAG